One Brassica oleracea var. oleracea cultivar TO1000 chromosome C7, BOL, whole genome shotgun sequence genomic window carries:
- the LOC106301487 gene encoding V-type proton ATPase subunit c1, with protein sequence MSTFSGDETAPFFGFLGAAAALVFSCMGAAYGTAKSGVGVASMGVMRPELVMKSIVPVVMAGVLGIYGLIIAVIISTGINPKAKSYYLFDGYAHLSSGLACGLAGLSAGMAIGIVGDAGVRANAQQPKLFVGMILILIFAEALALYGLIVGIILSSRAGQSRAE encoded by the exons ATGTCTACCTTCAGCGGCGATGAAACAGCTCCCTTCTTCGGCTTCCTCGGCGCTGCAGCCGCACTCGTCTTCTCCT GTATGGGAGCTGCTTATGGAACCGCAAAGAGTGGTGTTGGTGTGGCGTCCATGGGAGTCATGAGGCCCGAGCTCGTGATGAAGTCCATTGTCCCCGTTGTTATGGCTGGTGTGTTGGGTATTTACGGTTTGATTATTGCTGTTATCATCAGTACCGGGATTAACCCCAAGGCCAAGTCTTACTACCTCTTTGATGGATACGCTCACCTCTCCTCCGGTCTTGCTTGTGGTCTTGCTGGTCTTTCTGCTGGTATGGCCATTGGGATTGTCGGTGATGCCGGTGTCAG GGCAAATGCTCAGCAGCCTAAGCTCTTTGTCGGGATGATTCTTATCCTTATCTTCGCTGAAGCGCTTGCTCTTTACGGGCTTATCGTAGGAATCATCCTCTCCTCAAGAGCTGGCCAGTCTAGAGCTGAATGA